The Kangiella marina genome window below encodes:
- a CDS encoding lysophospholipid acyltransferase family protein: protein MTLVLNEQQVKKASLLRAWWVILVSIAATGKYSLLTLVTALFNRSESLKKTVRPKIDHVIHRWGNSLTNAVRLRWTLEGDLEAEAQAGRRVIIVANHSSAYDIPLIFAALPGSIRMISKKELFKIPLLSRAMKTAEILSIDRQNRQQAIKDLEIAKEKMESGIRICMFPEGTRSSTGELFPLKKGAIRLAIDTDALIIPVAIEDIYKVLPNKKWLQMRLNQKVTVKVGKAIDCREYDVAHRNELTEVVYNSLYSMLRQQQDEVAP, encoded by the coding sequence GTGACATTGGTTTTGAACGAACAACAAGTCAAAAAAGCTAGCCTACTTAGAGCTTGGTGGGTCATTCTGGTATCTATTGCAGCGACAGGAAAGTACAGCCTGCTCACTCTTGTCACGGCCTTGTTTAATCGAAGTGAGTCATTAAAAAAGACGGTTCGACCGAAGATCGATCATGTAATTCACCGCTGGGGTAACAGTCTAACTAATGCGGTTCGATTACGGTGGACGCTAGAGGGTGATTTGGAAGCAGAGGCGCAAGCAGGAAGGCGTGTGATTATTGTTGCGAACCACTCAAGTGCTTACGATATTCCACTGATTTTTGCAGCTCTTCCAGGCAGTATCCGTATGATTTCTAAGAAGGAACTGTTCAAAATACCACTGCTATCTCGAGCCATGAAAACGGCTGAAATCCTTTCTATCGATCGACAAAACCGTCAACAAGCGATTAAAGATCTCGAAATCGCCAAAGAAAAAATGGAGAGTGGGATTCGTATCTGTATGTTTCCAGAGGGAACGCGATCCAGCACCGGAGAGTTATTTCCTCTTAAAAAAGGCGCCATTCGCTTAGCCATTGATACCGATGCCTTGATTATTCCTGTCGCGATTGAGGATATTTATAAAGTCCTGCCAAATAAAAAGTGGTTACAGATGCGATTGAATCAAAAAGTCACGGTCAAAGTTGGAAAAGCGATCGATTGTCGCGAATATGACGTTGCCCACCGCAATGAATTGACGGAAGTAGTATATAATTCATTATACAGCATGTTACGCCAACAGCAGGATGAGGTAGCACCATGA
- a CDS encoding 6-pyruvoyl trahydropterin synthase family protein, which produces MPALFVDQLTVIDFAFFDIHRGIVGESWIVDLVLEGELDDQGMVFDFGDVKKRIKQAIDATVDHKFVVPANSEHVKAETNDQGLQLTLSDTAGHRYHHQSPEQAVVLLDAEEVSMDAVIKVLNKACLEVVPSNVAKIYLTLSTEAIEGHYYHYTHGLKKHLGDCQRIAHGHRSQIHIYDNGQRSEELEAMWCEKWEDIYIGTEEDLVAPDKESAEDYYRFAYTSEQGYFSIELPKARCHIMKNDSTVELIANHIVKQLKVIEPHATIQVKAFEGVNKGAIANG; this is translated from the coding sequence ATGCCTGCACTCTTTGTTGACCAACTCACTGTCATTGACTTTGCATTCTTTGATATTCATCGTGGAATTGTGGGCGAAAGCTGGATTGTTGACCTCGTTTTAGAAGGTGAGCTGGATGATCAAGGCATGGTCTTTGACTTCGGCGATGTTAAAAAGCGTATCAAACAAGCGATCGATGCTACGGTTGATCATAAGTTTGTTGTTCCGGCTAACAGCGAGCATGTTAAGGCCGAAACGAATGACCAAGGCTTACAATTAACGCTTTCTGATACTGCGGGACACCGCTACCATCATCAATCGCCAGAGCAGGCTGTGGTTCTTCTTGATGCTGAAGAGGTGTCGATGGATGCCGTTATTAAGGTATTGAATAAGGCCTGCCTTGAAGTGGTGCCAAGTAATGTCGCTAAAATCTACCTTACGCTCAGCACCGAAGCTATTGAGGGACATTACTATCACTACACACACGGCTTAAAGAAGCACCTTGGCGACTGTCAACGAATCGCCCATGGTCATCGCTCACAGATCCATATTTATGATAATGGTCAGCGAAGCGAAGAACTGGAGGCGATGTGGTGTGAAAAGTGGGAAGATATTTATATCGGTACGGAAGAAGACTTGGTAGCACCTGACAAAGAAAGCGCTGAGGATTATTACCGCTTCGCCTATACCAGCGAACAAGGTTATTTTTCTATAGAGCTGCCTAAAGCGCGCTGTCATATCATGAAGAATGACTCTACCGTTGAACTCATCGCGAATCATATCGTCAAGCAGCTCAAAGTTATTGAGCCACACGCCACGATACAGGTTAAAGCTTTTGAAGGGGTCAATAAAGGCGCTATCGCCAACGGTTAA
- the prmB gene encoding 50S ribosomal protein L3 N(5)-glutamine methyltransferase, translating into MSDQDIYQQAQQELNTIADFVRFAATQFHQSDLYFGHGTDNPWDEAVAIVLQMLDLPVDYPQSMLGATVLSEEKKHLAHAIKTRVTQRKPLAFITNKAYFAGLEFYVDERVLVPRSPIAELIHNDFYPWLEADNPKVLDLCCGSGCIGLATAAFIDDAEVVMSDISEDALTVAEINIERLGLYHKARAVQSDLFDGLEGEVFDLIVSNPPYVDAEDLADMPQEYHHEPEIGLGSGVDGLDLTRQILENAAHYLSDQGVLIVEVGNSWPALEETFPEVEFHWIEFEQGGDGVFVLTKKQLLEHFS; encoded by the coding sequence ATGAGTGATCAAGATATCTATCAACAAGCTCAACAAGAGCTCAACACTATTGCTGACTTTGTTCGTTTTGCCGCGACCCAGTTTCATCAGTCTGACCTGTACTTTGGCCATGGCACCGATAACCCTTGGGATGAAGCGGTTGCAATTGTATTGCAAATGCTTGATTTGCCAGTGGATTATCCCCAGAGCATGCTGGGGGCAACTGTGCTTTCTGAGGAAAAGAAACACCTTGCTCATGCCATTAAAACGCGTGTTACTCAACGCAAGCCATTAGCCTTTATCACCAATAAAGCTTACTTCGCTGGTTTAGAGTTTTACGTGGATGAGCGAGTTTTAGTGCCTCGTTCGCCTATTGCTGAACTGATTCATAATGACTTTTATCCATGGTTAGAGGCGGATAATCCAAAAGTCTTAGACTTGTGCTGTGGCAGTGGTTGTATTGGTTTGGCTACGGCAGCCTTTATTGATGATGCCGAAGTGGTGATGTCCGATATTTCGGAAGATGCGCTAACGGTGGCGGAGATTAATATTGAACGTTTAGGTCTGTATCATAAGGCGCGAGCGGTACAATCGGATCTGTTCGATGGACTAGAAGGTGAGGTATTTGACTTAATCGTGTCGAATCCGCCTTATGTTGATGCTGAAGATCTCGCCGATATGCCACAAGAGTATCATCATGAGCCAGAGATCGGTCTTGGCTCCGGCGTTGACGGTCTCGATCTGACTCGCCAAATCCTTGAAAATGCTGCCCACTACCTGAGTGATCAAGGCGTACTTATCGTCGAGGTTGGTAATAGCTGGCCTGCACTTGAAGAAACCTTCCCAGAAGTTGAGTTTCATTGGATTGAGTTTGAGCAGGGTGGGGATGGCGTTTTTGTTTTAACCAAAAAGCAATTATTGGAACACTTTAGTTGA
- a CDS encoding phosphohistidine phosphatase SixA, with translation MRHIAIMRHGDAPYINGERQISEHGHQQVQHMVRWYAQHLAEQNVQLETLLVSPTLRAQQTADTFEKTFKDLVDYDWTRQTESLLTSESDPAMTIPFVEEATQGTTVLISHMPLVSHLWCGWLPGQSQYFPTAAIGSLGLTTDGSASSARKLAFSSPE, from the coding sequence ATGAGACATATTGCGATTATGCGCCACGGAGATGCTCCCTATATCAATGGGGAGCGTCAAATTTCCGAGCATGGCCATCAGCAAGTACAGCACATGGTGCGTTGGTATGCACAGCACTTGGCGGAGCAGAACGTTCAGCTAGAAACCTTGTTGGTCAGCCCGACGTTGCGAGCCCAGCAAACGGCTGATACTTTTGAGAAAACGTTTAAAGACTTGGTGGATTATGACTGGACTCGACAGACAGAGTCATTGTTGACCTCCGAGTCGGATCCCGCAATGACGATTCCTTTCGTCGAAGAAGCCACACAGGGCACCACGGTATTAATTAGTCATATGCCATTAGTGTCGCATCTTTGGTGTGGATGGCTACCAGGGCAGTCCCAATACTTCCCAACAGCGGCCATTGGCTCTTTAGGCCTAACAACCGACGGCTCAGCTTCTAGTGCAAGAAAACTGGCCTTTTCTAGCCCAGAGTAG
- a CDS encoding ATP-NAD kinase family protein — MFTLGFIINPFAGIGGKVGLKGSDGEAIRTEAFARGAEPQAVERARIALEKLQPYKDQLTVLTASGDMGEALLQEMGFQFKVVHQSQEPSTFEDTIAAARSMVGDASASRPIDVLLFAGGDGTARNIYEAIDSAVPVLGIPAGVKIHSGVYAVTPHAAGLVIEKMINKELVSLLETSVMDIDEEAFRKGVVRAKQYGEMQVPAEHRYVQATKSGGRELEELVLQDIAEFIIDNMDDDDYYLVGSGSTCAFLMETMSLENTLLGIDCVHDGAVVASDMTESGILNLLSEHPGNVKLVITVIGGQGHIIGRGNQQLSAKVLSQLDKEDIYVIATKTKLKELEGKPLIVDSDDEALNQRLSGVIRVITGYEDFILYPVGIES; from the coding sequence ATGTTTACTTTAGGTTTTATTATCAACCCGTTTGCAGGAATTGGTGGCAAAGTCGGACTCAAGGGCAGCGACGGCGAAGCCATTCGTACTGAGGCCTTCGCCCGTGGCGCTGAGCCTCAGGCCGTCGAGCGAGCGAGAATTGCCTTAGAAAAGTTACAGCCTTATAAGGATCAGTTGACCGTATTAACTGCTTCTGGGGATATGGGGGAAGCGCTTTTACAGGAGATGGGATTTCAGTTTAAAGTGGTGCACCAAAGCCAAGAACCATCAACTTTCGAAGACACTATCGCCGCAGCTCGAAGCATGGTCGGTGATGCCTCCGCTTCTCGACCTATCGATGTGTTACTGTTTGCTGGTGGCGATGGTACGGCCCGAAACATTTATGAAGCCATAGATAGTGCGGTACCCGTACTTGGAATTCCTGCAGGCGTAAAAATACACTCTGGTGTTTATGCGGTGACGCCCCATGCCGCTGGCTTGGTCATTGAAAAAATGATCAACAAGGAGTTGGTCAGCTTACTTGAAACCTCGGTCATGGATATTGACGAGGAGGCGTTTCGAAAGGGTGTTGTTCGCGCTAAACAGTATGGTGAGATGCAGGTTCCAGCCGAGCATCGCTACGTTCAGGCGACCAAGTCCGGCGGCCGAGAGCTTGAAGAGCTGGTGTTACAAGACATCGCAGAGTTTATTATTGATAACATGGATGATGACGATTACTACCTTGTTGGCTCAGGCTCCACCTGTGCTTTCTTGATGGAGACAATGTCGCTTGAGAATACGTTGTTAGGGATTGACTGTGTGCATGATGGCGCGGTGGTTGCCAGCGACATGACCGAGAGCGGTATACTGAATCTACTGTCAGAGCATCCGGGGAACGTAAAGCTGGTGATTACGGTGATCGGTGGGCAAGGTCATATTATTGGCCGAGGTAATCAGCAGTTAAGCGCTAAAGTCTTGTCACAGCTCGATAAAGAGGATATTTACGTTATCGCCACCAAGACCAAGCTGAAAGAGCTGGAGGGTAAACCTTTGATTGTTGACAGTGACGATGAGGCGTTGAATCAGCGATTGTCAGGCGTGATAAGAGTGATCACAGGCTATGAAGACTTTATTTTGTACCCTGTCGGTATCGAAAGTTAA
- a CDS encoding NAD(P)H-dependent oxidoreductase codes for MTTRVLLNLVHPIFEKSWANQAMLEAVKDLKYVKVNDLYEEYPDYFIDIQREQKLLLDHALIVFQHPFYWYSSPSLLKEWQDLVLAEGFAYGEGGYQLAGRRWLSAITAGAAEDSYTPHGFNNFSADELLRPFEQTADFCGMEFVKPFVLYEAETLSHSRIEKEAERYRDYIQGLATSLGLLEQSEEEAS; via the coding sequence ATGACCACTCGTGTTTTGCTAAATTTAGTTCACCCCATTTTTGAGAAATCGTGGGCCAATCAGGCCATGCTAGAGGCGGTTAAAGATCTCAAATACGTCAAAGTTAATGACCTCTACGAAGAATACCCGGATTACTTTATTGATATTCAACGTGAGCAGAAACTGCTATTGGATCATGCGTTGATTGTCTTCCAACATCCTTTTTATTGGTACAGCAGCCCGTCACTACTCAAAGAATGGCAAGATCTGGTCCTAGCCGAAGGTTTTGCTTACGGTGAAGGGGGTTATCAGTTGGCCGGTCGACGTTGGTTAAGCGCCATCACTGCAGGCGCCGCTGAAGACAGCTACACGCCTCATGGTTTTAATAATTTTTCTGCCGACGAGCTACTGAGACCTTTTGAACAAACGGCGGATTTCTGTGGTATGGAGTTTGTTAAGCCGTTTGTATTGTATGAAGCCGAAACCCTAAGCCATAGCCGGATTGAAAAAGAAGCGGAGCGTTACCGAGATTATATTCAGGGGCTGGCTACATCATTAGGGCTTTTAGAGCAGAGCGAAGAGGAGGCAAGCTAA
- a CDS encoding monovalent cation:proton antiporter-2 (CPA2) family protein: MEEAGFLYQALVFLLAAVVGVPIAKQLGLGSVLGYLIAGIIIGPFALGLVGQDVTDIMHFAEFGVVMMLFLIGLELQPKKLWKMRMPILGLGGLQVVITMVLLTLLALAFDLHWKMALAIGMILALSSTAIVLQTLSEKDLLRTDAGKSAFSVLLFQDIAVIPMLTLLPLLATLPVETSQSVGHTDLEAWQQAGLVFAIISGIILIGRYLVRPIFNWIARTGLREIFIATSLLLVLSITVAMQKVGLSPALGAFLAGVVLAESEYRHELEVGLVTFKSLLLGLFFITVGASINLELLMQSPGLILLLLVSLIAIKIIVLMILAKQFKMSLIENMLFSFALAQGGEFAFVLFSFASQNGVLSNDIISLLTVVVALSMALTPVLLIICEKLIIPRLSFGKERREFDKVDDGETPVIVAGYGRFGQIVSRILRSQGFDTTLLEYDAVQIDLVKKFGTKAYYGDVTNEEVLRAAGADDAKMMVIAVGNQEKTLKVIDLCHKHFPHLKIYSRAKGRREAYEQTKAGADFVMRETLGSAVILGREALMGLGYRKYQAHRTATAFYHYDSQHLEELAELWGDKQYVIKAAERAEMLEAVLKADQKDSNAMRRAWNTPVSLEEEESDASELDDNAKGRQSGSEAKEQPEEKS; the protein is encoded by the coding sequence ATGGAAGAAGCAGGTTTCCTGTATCAAGCACTGGTTTTCTTGTTGGCTGCTGTTGTCGGCGTACCTATCGCTAAACAGTTAGGATTAGGTTCGGTTCTTGGTTACCTCATTGCGGGAATTATTATTGGGCCATTTGCTTTAGGGTTGGTTGGCCAAGATGTTACTGACATTATGCATTTTGCTGAGTTTGGTGTGGTCATGATGCTCTTCCTGATTGGATTAGAGCTTCAGCCGAAAAAATTGTGGAAAATGCGCATGCCCATTTTAGGGCTCGGTGGTTTGCAGGTCGTGATCACCATGGTTTTACTAACCCTGCTAGCCCTAGCATTCGATTTGCACTGGAAAATGGCTCTGGCGATTGGAATGATTTTAGCGCTATCGTCGACGGCTATTGTATTGCAAACCTTGTCGGAGAAGGACTTACTTCGAACAGACGCAGGTAAGTCAGCTTTCTCGGTTCTGCTATTCCAAGATATCGCCGTCATTCCTATGCTGACATTATTACCTCTGTTGGCTACATTGCCGGTAGAAACGTCACAATCCGTAGGACACACTGATTTAGAGGCCTGGCAGCAAGCAGGTCTGGTCTTTGCCATTATTAGCGGCATTATCCTTATCGGACGCTATTTAGTTCGGCCAATTTTTAACTGGATCGCACGCACCGGTTTACGTGAAATTTTTATCGCGACGTCTTTATTGCTGGTACTTAGCATTACCGTGGCGATGCAAAAGGTTGGTCTATCACCGGCGTTAGGTGCTTTCTTGGCTGGGGTCGTTTTGGCTGAGAGTGAATACCGTCATGAGCTTGAAGTGGGACTGGTTACTTTTAAAAGTTTATTGCTAGGATTGTTTTTTATCACGGTTGGGGCGAGCATCAACCTTGAGCTTTTAATGCAATCACCAGGATTAATATTGCTACTTCTAGTCTCGTTAATCGCTATAAAGATCATCGTGCTAATGATCTTAGCGAAACAGTTCAAAATGTCGCTGATTGAAAATATGCTATTTTCGTTTGCCCTTGCTCAGGGCGGAGAGTTTGCTTTTGTTCTGTTCAGCTTTGCCTCTCAAAATGGTGTCTTAAGTAACGATATTATTTCCTTATTGACGGTTGTGGTCGCACTGTCGATGGCGCTGACACCTGTATTACTGATTATATGTGAGAAGCTAATTATCCCTCGGTTATCGTTTGGTAAAGAGCGACGCGAGTTCGACAAAGTGGATGATGGTGAGACGCCAGTGATCGTGGCGGGTTATGGCCGTTTTGGACAAATAGTCTCGCGCATCTTGCGCTCACAAGGCTTTGATACCACCTTGCTCGAATATGATGCGGTGCAGATCGATTTGGTCAAAAAGTTTGGGACTAAAGCCTATTATGGTGATGTCACCAATGAAGAGGTGCTTCGAGCCGCTGGCGCAGACGATGCGAAAATGATGGTAATCGCTGTTGGCAACCAAGAAAAGACTTTGAAAGTGATCGACTTGTGCCATAAGCACTTCCCGCATCTTAAAATCTATTCGCGTGCCAAAGGACGACGGGAAGCGTATGAACAAACTAAAGCTGGGGCTGACTTTGTGATGCGTGAAACTTTGGGGTCCGCGGTGATTTTAGGTCGTGAGGCGCTGATGGGGTTGGGTTACCGCAAATATCAAGCGCATCGAACCGCCACCGCTTTTTACCACTATGATTCACAGCACCTAGAAGAGTTGGCGGAGCTTTGGGGCGACAAACAATACGTCATCAAGGCAGCTGAGCGAGCGGAAATGCTTGAGGCGGTTCTAAAGGCTGATCAAAAAGACTCGAATGCTATGCGAAGAGCGTGGAATACGCCGGTATCACTGGAAGAAGAAGAAAGTGATGCCTCAGAGTTGGATGATAACGCTAAAGGCCGACAGTCAGGCAGTGAAGCGAAAGAACAACCAGAAGAGAAGTCTTAG
- a CDS encoding adenosine kinase, whose amino-acid sequence MTKKYDLYALGNALVDVEIEVNETELERLGVEKGVMTLVDEERHDYLLGHLQGNIHQRASGGSAANSVISLAQLGGKAFHSCKVAKDEAGVFYSDDLDEAGVTNTLGQLEDNHGTTGKCLVMITPDADRTMNTFLGISSELKEQDINYEALADSQYLYIEGYLVSSPEAHQAALKARDFARENGVKVATTLSDPNMVRFFKPEIEQILDGGVDLLFCNDDEALEFTGVDSVEKALTILSQQSKQVVITLGKKGALSFDGQDVSTIEPHVVKAVDTNGAGDMFAGAFIFGLTNGLSWAESGQLASFASAHLVTQFGPRLKPAAIEELRSYLNKEFPNR is encoded by the coding sequence ATGACAAAAAAATATGATTTATACGCGCTTGGCAATGCGCTGGTTGATGTTGAGATTGAGGTGAACGAAACCGAACTTGAGCGTTTAGGCGTTGAAAAGGGTGTCATGACCTTGGTTGATGAAGAGCGCCATGACTACTTATTGGGGCACTTGCAGGGTAATATTCACCAGCGTGCTTCAGGCGGCTCCGCAGCCAACAGTGTTATTTCACTGGCACAGCTCGGCGGAAAGGCTTTCCATTCCTGCAAAGTGGCTAAAGATGAAGCCGGCGTGTTCTACTCTGATGACTTGGATGAAGCGGGCGTGACTAATACACTGGGTCAGCTAGAAGATAATCACGGTACCACTGGTAAATGTCTGGTGATGATTACACCGGATGCTGATCGCACCATGAATACGTTTCTCGGAATTAGCAGTGAATTAAAAGAGCAAGACATCAATTATGAGGCGCTTGCTGACAGCCAGTATCTGTACATTGAAGGTTATTTGGTAAGTTCACCAGAAGCACATCAAGCAGCGCTAAAGGCGCGGGACTTTGCTCGTGAGAATGGTGTAAAAGTTGCGACAACCCTGTCTGATCCAAACATGGTTCGTTTCTTTAAACCTGAGATTGAGCAGATTCTCGATGGTGGTGTTGATTTATTATTCTGTAACGATGATGAGGCTCTTGAGTTTACGGGCGTCGATAGCGTCGAAAAAGCCTTAACCATATTGTCACAGCAATCGAAGCAGGTTGTTATTACACTGGGTAAAAAAGGCGCTTTGAGTTTTGATGGGCAAGACGTATCAACGATAGAACCCCATGTGGTCAAGGCGGTTGATACTAATGGTGCTGGCGATATGTTCGCAGGTGCTTTTATATTCGGTTTAACAAACGGCTTGTCATGGGCAGAGTCTGGGCAGTTGGCGAGTTTTGCTTCGGCACACCTTGTCACTCAGTTTGGGCCACGACTCAAGCCAGCCGCGATTGAAGAACTCAGATCTTATCTTAACAAGGAGTTTCCAAACCGTTGA
- a CDS encoding elongation factor P hydroxylase has protein sequence MLFEPNPPSFNKVAAERCVQQLAQAFNRHFSDHRVVLKPGANEPFYQAPKSVESVATIYSTHDYFSSALHEVAHWCIAGVERRNRDDYGYWYEPDGRNAELQALFFKVEVKPQALEWAFSLAAGIPFRVSLDNLDAGDSAVKEAKVFREQVHQQLQHYFTVGFPQRAARMIQLLCQLYRSSQPINLPKRESCLL, from the coding sequence ATGCTGTTTGAACCTAATCCACCATCATTCAATAAGGTTGCTGCTGAGCGCTGTGTCCAGCAGTTAGCACAAGCTTTTAACCGGCACTTTTCAGATCACCGGGTTGTCCTCAAGCCAGGCGCGAACGAACCCTTCTACCAAGCTCCTAAATCTGTGGAGTCGGTAGCGACCATTTACTCTACTCACGATTACTTTTCTAGTGCGTTACACGAAGTAGCGCACTGGTGTATTGCAGGCGTTGAGCGACGCAATCGCGATGACTATGGCTATTGGTATGAACCGGATGGTCGTAATGCCGAATTGCAGGCTCTTTTCTTTAAGGTTGAGGTTAAGCCTCAAGCCTTAGAGTGGGCTTTTAGCTTAGCCGCTGGTATCCCTTTTCGCGTTAGTCTTGATAACTTAGATGCAGGAGACTCTGCAGTAAAAGAGGCGAAAGTTTTTCGAGAGCAGGTTCATCAGCAGCTTCAGCATTATTTTACAGTGGGATTTCCGCAAAGAGCTGCGCGTATGATACAACTGTTATGTCAGCTTTATCGTTCCTCACAACCCATTAACTTACCCAAAAGAGAGTCATGTTTACTTTAG